The Candidatus Polarisedimenticolia bacterium genome window below encodes:
- a CDS encoding sigma-54 dependent transcriptional regulator: MDRVLIVDDEKGMRDFLSILLKKEGYAVAQSESADRAAEQIGKGEFDLIISDISMPGKSGLEVLKQTKAANPDTPVILITAYASTESAIEALKLGAYDYIVKPFDVEEMKAVVRNALEKRRLEHENRALKRELKEKLRFDEMVGDGARMREVFDLIAKIAPTNSTVLVSGESGTGKELVARAIHAGSPCRDRPFVSINCGALPDELLESELFGHTRGSFTGAVAAKKGLFEVADGGTIFLDEIGDTTPAMQIKLLRVLQERRIRRVGGTDEIEVNVRVLAATNQDLEQMVKQKRFREDLYYRINVIQIRMPALREKPEDIPKLALHFLIKYSRIMGKKITRINEDAMSRLTAHDWPGNVRELENVLERAVALETSDAITVESLSRDVKSGGRPPQEFPLALGDGGIDLERQLERLREHYMDEALRRAQGVQTKAAEILGMSFRSFRYFAKKYRLLDGRKESRADVG, translated from the coding sequence GTGGACCGCGTCCTGATCGTCGACGACGAGAAGGGGATGCGCGACTTCCTCTCGATTCTCCTGAAGAAGGAGGGGTACGCCGTGGCCCAGTCCGAGTCCGCGGACAGGGCGGCGGAGCAGATCGGCAAGGGGGAATTCGACCTGATCATCAGCGACATCTCCATGCCGGGCAAGTCGGGGCTCGAGGTCCTGAAGCAGACCAAGGCCGCGAACCCGGACACGCCCGTGATCCTGATCACCGCCTATGCCTCGACCGAGAGCGCCATCGAGGCCCTGAAGCTCGGGGCCTACGACTACATCGTCAAGCCGTTCGACGTCGAGGAAATGAAGGCCGTCGTGCGCAACGCCCTGGAGAAGCGCCGGCTGGAGCACGAGAACCGGGCGCTGAAGCGGGAGCTGAAGGAAAAGCTGCGCTTCGACGAGATGGTGGGGGACGGCGCCCGGATGCGCGAGGTCTTCGATCTCATCGCCAAGATCGCCCCGACCAACAGCACCGTCCTGGTCTCGGGCGAGTCGGGAACGGGGAAGGAGCTGGTGGCCCGCGCCATCCACGCGGGAAGCCCCTGCCGGGACCGTCCCTTCGTCTCGATCAACTGCGGGGCGCTGCCGGACGAGCTCCTCGAGAGCGAGCTCTTCGGCCACACGCGCGGATCGTTCACCGGGGCGGTGGCGGCCAAGAAGGGGCTGTTCGAAGTCGCCGACGGCGGCACCATCTTCCTGGACGAGATCGGCGACACGACCCCGGCGATGCAGATCAAGCTCCTGCGCGTTCTCCAGGAGCGCCGCATCCGGCGGGTCGGCGGCACGGACGAGATCGAGGTCAACGTGCGCGTCCTCGCGGCGACCAACCAGGACCTCGAGCAGATGGTCAAGCAGAAGCGCTTCCGCGAGGATCTGTACTACCGCATCAACGTCATCCAGATCCGGATGCCGGCGCTCCGGGAGAAGCCGGAGGACATTCCCAAGCTGGCGCTGCACTTCCTGATCAAGTACAGCCGGATCATGGGCAAGAAGATCACGCGCATCAACGAGGACGCGATGAGCCGGCTGACCGCGCACGACTGGCCGGGGAACGTCCGCGAGCTGGAGAACGTCCTCGAAAGGGCCGTGGCGCTGGAGACCTCCGACGCCATCACCGTGGAGAGCCTGTCGCGCGACGTGAAGAGCGGCGGCCGGCCCCCCCAGGAATTCCCGCTGGCGCTCGGTGACGGCGGCATCGACCTCGAGCGCCAGCTCGAGCGGCTGCGCGAGCACTACATGGACGAGGCGCTCCGCCGTGCCCAGGGCGTCCAGACGAAGGCGGCGGAGATTCTCGGGATGAGCTTCCGCTCGTTCCGCTATTTCGCCAAGAAGTACCGCCTCCTGGACGGGCGCAAGGAGTCCCGGGCCGACGTGGGCTGA